A region from the Catellatospora sp. TT07R-123 genome encodes:
- a CDS encoding CDP-glycerol glycerophosphotransferase family protein: MPKLRSLARQAFRAVKYLCYRLFLLLPVDPYLAVYTAYWGRGYRCNPAAIYEKARDLAPRIRGVWVVTKEGATGMPDGVSYVVEETLQYFWIMARGAYFIGNVNFADYVVKRRGSVHVQTHHGTPLKLMGIDSFAHAGRPVGRDHAELLQRVGRWDFSIAANPHSTEAWGTAYPGAFESLEYGYPRNDILVNAGPEHGARVRALLGIEPAQQVVLYTPTHRGGTANRFAGHLDVAALAEALGPGTTILLRTHYFYEPPAQAAGTGSAQVVDVTAYPVVEDLYLAADVLITDYSSTMFDYAILDRPIVVFASDWEQYRTKRGVYFDVFEDSPGVVVTTQEELVERFRTGAVDDAAARRARTAFRDRFCALEDGRASERTVRRVLLGEQTAPAPQPVPAPAVSPLAALR, from the coding sequence GTGCCGAAGCTGCGCAGCCTGGCCCGGCAGGCGTTCCGTGCCGTGAAGTACCTCTGCTACCGGCTCTTCCTCCTGCTGCCGGTCGACCCGTACCTGGCCGTCTACACGGCGTACTGGGGCCGCGGCTACCGGTGCAACCCGGCCGCGATCTACGAGAAGGCCCGGGACCTCGCGCCGCGCATCCGGGGCGTCTGGGTCGTCACGAAGGAGGGCGCCACGGGCATGCCCGACGGCGTCTCGTACGTCGTGGAGGAGACGCTCCAGTACTTCTGGATCATGGCCCGGGGCGCCTATTTCATCGGCAACGTGAACTTCGCCGACTACGTGGTGAAGCGGCGCGGCAGCGTGCACGTGCAGACCCACCACGGCACCCCGCTCAAGCTCATGGGCATCGACAGCTTCGCCCACGCGGGGCGCCCCGTGGGTCGCGACCACGCGGAGCTGCTCCAGCGGGTCGGCCGGTGGGACTTCAGCATCGCCGCCAACCCGCATTCCACCGAGGCGTGGGGCACCGCCTACCCGGGCGCCTTCGAGTCGCTGGAGTACGGCTACCCGCGCAACGACATCCTGGTCAACGCCGGGCCGGAGCACGGCGCGCGCGTGCGGGCCCTGCTCGGCATCGAGCCCGCCCAGCAGGTCGTCCTCTACACGCCGACCCACCGGGGCGGCACCGCGAACCGGTTCGCGGGCCACCTCGACGTCGCCGCGCTGGCCGAGGCGCTCGGCCCCGGCACGACGATCCTGCTGCGCACCCACTACTTCTACGAGCCGCCCGCGCAGGCGGCGGGCACCGGGTCGGCCCAGGTCGTCGACGTCACCGCGTACCCGGTCGTCGAGGACCTGTACCTGGCGGCGGACGTCCTGATCACCGACTACTCGTCGACGATGTTCGACTACGCGATCCTGGACCGGCCGATCGTCGTCTTCGCGTCCGACTGGGAGCAGTACCGCACCAAGCGCGGCGTCTACTTCGACGTCTTCGAGGACTCCCCCGGTGTCGTCGTGACCACGCAGGAGGAGCTGGTCGAGCGCTTCCGGACGGGCGCCGTCGACGACGCCGCGGCCCGCCGGGCCCGCACCGCCTTCCGCGACCGCTTCTGCGCCCTGGAGGACGGCCGCGCCAGCGAGCGCACCGTACGCCGGGTGCTGCTCGGCGAGCAGACCGCGCCCGCCCCGCAGCCCGTCCCGGCCCCTGCCGTCAGCCCGCTCGCCGCGCTGCGCTGA
- a CDS encoding sigma-70 family RNA polymerase sigma factor has product MRSDTSLARGALAGDRDAFDRLYRQYRPGLLGFVIRQVGDVHTAEDVVQETFLVAWRDLAKLRDPAALKTWLFSIAYRRAMSAAGRVAPGPLPEELLTDDDRARRPELAAEQREAYELVWNAAHALEPRQRAVLELTLRWDLSSREVGEVLGVGSAHAAVLVHRSRKALGSAVRTMLVARQHGRCAGLDAIAPGHRRLNVRERGRVDRHIDQCEHCRRLRTRVSAYAVLGLLFTAGVVRPGGGAGRRWALRLAGAATAVSVLAVGVYVLTPPRGGEADGATALSPGSAAAGSADPAATLSAPPSATPQVSAPPSAGPSASPSVKPTPRAPQTLEEQILALVNAERKKAGCGAVHADSRLAKAARLHSEDMAKRAYFSHDTPEGVSPWDRAKAQGYTTPSAENIAAGNATAKATMQQWMNSKGHRENILNCSSKAMGVGRATGGPYRYYWTQMFGYR; this is encoded by the coding sequence ATGCGGTCTGACACATCGCTGGCTCGGGGCGCGCTCGCCGGTGACCGGGACGCGTTCGACCGGCTCTACCGGCAGTATCGGCCGGGGCTGCTCGGGTTCGTGATCCGGCAGGTCGGCGACGTGCACACGGCCGAGGACGTCGTGCAGGAGACGTTCCTGGTGGCCTGGCGGGACCTGGCGAAGCTGCGCGACCCGGCGGCGCTGAAGACGTGGCTGTTCTCGATCGCGTACCGGCGGGCGATGTCGGCGGCGGGCCGGGTGGCTCCGGGGCCGTTGCCGGAGGAGCTGCTCACCGACGACGACCGGGCGCGGCGGCCCGAGCTCGCGGCCGAGCAGCGGGAGGCGTACGAGCTGGTCTGGAACGCCGCGCACGCGCTGGAACCCCGGCAGCGGGCGGTGCTGGAGCTGACGCTGCGCTGGGACCTGTCCAGCCGCGAGGTCGGCGAGGTGCTGGGCGTCGGCTCGGCCCACGCGGCGGTGCTGGTGCACCGCTCCCGCAAGGCGCTGGGCAGCGCCGTGCGCACCATGCTCGTGGCGCGCCAGCACGGGCGCTGCGCGGGGCTGGACGCGATCGCCCCGGGCCACCGGCGGCTGAACGTGCGCGAGCGCGGCCGGGTCGACCGGCACATCGACCAGTGCGAGCACTGCCGTCGGCTGCGTACCAGGGTCAGCGCGTACGCGGTGCTGGGGTTGCTCTTCACCGCGGGCGTGGTCCGGCCCGGCGGCGGCGCCGGGCGCCGGTGGGCGCTGCGGCTGGCGGGCGCGGCCACGGCCGTGTCGGTGCTGGCCGTCGGGGTGTACGTGCTGACCCCGCCCCGCGGCGGCGAGGCGGACGGCGCGACGGCGCTGTCGCCGGGATCGGCGGCCGCGGGCTCAGCCGACCCGGCCGCGACCCTCTCGGCGCCCCCGTCGGCGACCCCGCAGGTCTCGGCCCCGCCCTCGGCCGGCCCGTCGGCGTCGCCGTCGGTGAAGCCGACGCCCCGGGCGCCGCAGACGCTGGAGGAGCAGATCCTGGCGCTGGTCAACGCCGAGCGGAAGAAGGCCGGCTGCGGCGCGGTGCACGCCGACAGCCGCCTGGCGAAGGCCGCCCGGCTGCACAGCGAGGACATGGCGAAACGCGCCTACTTCTCGCACGACACCCCGGAGGGCGTGAGCCCGTGGGACCGCGCCAAGGCGCAGGGGTACACGACGCCGTCGGCGGAGAACATCGCCGCGGGCAACGCCACCGCCAAGGCGACGATGCAGCAGTGGATGAACTCCAAGGGCCACCGCGAGAACATCCTGAACTGCTCGTCCAAGGCGATGGGCGTGGGCCGGGCGACCGGCGGGCCGTACCGCTACTACTGGACCCAGATGTTCGGCTACCGCTGA
- a CDS encoding glycoside hydrolase family 76 protein, whose product MRTLRAALAAALTATLAVLTVPGPAWAATICNRYCDARDPALSPGDRQPVTAGVWGRSIVLHFDDADAMGWASIGGGNPGDHVWLDRSMDGGRTWAAGSKLGDTAIPSGQTGWRTLMYNVDDWASLGVGALRACGKAGDRPEVACTAWARTTWNAGNRATAAATALMQFYNLGTGLFDTTGWWNSANALTAVIDGVRVTGMPSYRYAIANTYDKNLGKFRGNFTNDYLDDTGWWGLAWVDAYDATGDSRYLNTARADADYMNSYWDGACGGGVWWSVARTYKAAIANSLFLQLNAALHNRIPGDTAYLQRARNTWTWIQNTGLVNSAGLVNDGINLSTCRNNGSTAWSYNQGALIAGLTELNRATGDASLLTAARRTADAATTSSALNVNGILREPCEPNCGADGPTFKGVLARGLVKLDLALSGRPYLAYLRRNADAAYAADRNPLDAYGLRWAGPLDGTDAARQQSATDLMNAAW is encoded by the coding sequence ATGCGAACACTTCGTGCTGCCCTCGCGGCAGCGTTGACCGCCACGCTGGCGGTCCTCACCGTCCCCGGCCCGGCCTGGGCTGCGACCATCTGCAACCGGTACTGCGACGCCCGCGACCCCGCGCTGTCACCCGGCGACCGGCAGCCGGTGACGGCGGGCGTCTGGGGCCGGTCCATCGTGCTGCACTTCGACGACGCCGACGCCATGGGCTGGGCCAGCATCGGCGGCGGCAACCCGGGCGACCACGTCTGGCTGGACCGCTCCATGGACGGCGGCCGCACCTGGGCCGCCGGCAGCAAGCTCGGCGACACCGCGATCCCCTCGGGCCAGACCGGCTGGCGGACGCTGATGTACAACGTCGACGACTGGGCCAGCCTCGGCGTGGGCGCGCTGCGCGCCTGCGGCAAGGCCGGGGACCGGCCCGAGGTGGCGTGCACGGCCTGGGCCCGCACCACCTGGAACGCGGGCAACCGGGCCACGGCCGCCGCGACCGCGCTGATGCAGTTCTACAACCTCGGCACCGGCCTGTTCGACACCACGGGCTGGTGGAACAGCGCCAACGCGCTGACGGCGGTCATCGACGGCGTCCGGGTGACCGGCATGCCCAGCTACCGCTACGCCATCGCGAACACGTACGACAAGAACCTCGGCAAGTTCCGGGGGAACTTCACCAACGACTACCTCGACGACACCGGGTGGTGGGGTCTGGCCTGGGTGGACGCCTACGACGCGACCGGCGACAGCCGCTACCTCAACACCGCCCGCGCCGACGCCGACTACATGAACTCCTACTGGGACGGCGCCTGCGGCGGCGGAGTGTGGTGGAGCGTGGCGCGCACGTACAAGGCGGCCATCGCCAACAGTCTGTTCCTCCAGCTCAACGCGGCCCTGCACAACCGCATCCCGGGCGACACCGCATACCTGCAACGGGCCCGCAACACGTGGACCTGGATCCAGAACACCGGGCTGGTCAACTCCGCGGGGCTGGTCAACGACGGGATCAACCTGTCGACCTGCCGCAACAACGGGTCGACGGCGTGGTCGTACAACCAGGGGGCCCTGATCGCGGGCCTGACCGAGCTGAACCGGGCCACCGGGGACGCCTCGCTGCTGACCGCCGCGCGCCGCACGGCCGACGCGGCGACCACGTCGTCCGCGCTCAACGTCAACGGCATCCTGCGCGAGCCGTGTGAACCCAACTGCGGCGCCGACGGACCGACGTTCAAGGGGGTGCTCGCCCGGGGCCTGGTCAAGCTCGACCTCGCCCTGTCCGGTCGCCCATACCTGGCCTACCTGCGCCGCAACGCCGACGCGGCGTACGCCGCCGACCGCAACCCGCTCGACGCGTACGGCCTGCGCTGGGCCGGGCCGCTGGACGGCACCGACGCCGCCCGCCAGCAATCCGCCACCGACCTCATGAACGCCGCCTGGTAG
- a CDS encoding class I SAM-dependent methyltransferase — translation MPDPQAVTRATYDHIAAAYAQQLGGVDGMAPDRERFAAALTPGALVADIGCGPGHHVRALRELGLRVVGLDLSEGQLRASDGVPGLVQADMLELPFADSTVDGVWAIASLLHLPREVAPRAVAEFARVLRDGGQLWLTVAEGDGEGFEPSHYDDSRAPRWFSYYREDELRGWLEPSGFEVVWTRHGQTHRSWLSLHCRRT, via the coding sequence ATGCCCGACCCCCAGGCCGTCACCCGCGCCACCTACGACCACATCGCCGCCGCGTACGCCCAGCAGTTGGGCGGCGTCGACGGCATGGCGCCCGACCGCGAGCGCTTCGCCGCCGCGCTGACCCCGGGGGCGCTGGTCGCCGACATCGGCTGCGGCCCGGGCCACCACGTACGCGCGCTGCGTGAACTCGGCCTGCGCGTGGTCGGGCTGGACCTGTCCGAGGGCCAGCTGCGCGCCTCCGACGGCGTGCCCGGACTGGTGCAGGCCGACATGCTCGAACTGCCGTTCGCCGACAGCACGGTGGACGGGGTGTGGGCCATCGCGTCCCTGCTGCACCTGCCGCGCGAGGTGGCCCCGCGGGCGGTCGCCGAGTTCGCCCGGGTGCTGCGCGACGGTGGGCAGCTGTGGCTGACCGTGGCCGAGGGTGACGGCGAGGGCTTCGAGCCGTCGCACTACGACGACAGCCGGGCGCCGCGCTGGTTCAGCTACTACCGCGAGGACGAGCTGCGCGGCTGGCTGGAGCCCTCCGGCTTCGAGGTGGTGTGGACGCGCCATGGCCAGACCCACCGCTCCTGGCTCTCCCTGCACTGCCGCCGCACCTGA
- a CDS encoding NAD-dependent epimerase/dehydratase family protein — protein sequence MSNEILLVTGGAGFVGSHLIRELLATRPDAHIVSIDNYFTGTKANEIVDARVTYLEGSTVDVAKIWAEHGYASPRQVFHLGEYARIVQSFAEFDRTWEYNTRGTKEVIMFCAEHGARLVYSASSSKFGNEGKDEHLNPYAWTKAKNVELIKNYGDWYGLDYVITYFYNAYGPGQISHGTYATVIGIFERQYLEGKPLTVVSPGTQTRDFTHISDIVAGVLAAAEGGKGDGYLLGTGREWEVREVADMFGTDVEMIPALPGERTKGRADNAKARALGWEPKVVLSEYIAQFVAQHPRA from the coding sequence ATGTCGAACGAGATCCTCCTGGTGACCGGCGGTGCCGGCTTCGTGGGCAGCCACCTCATCCGCGAGCTGCTGGCCACCCGTCCCGACGCGCACATCGTCTCGATCGACAACTACTTCACGGGCACGAAGGCCAACGAGATCGTCGACGCCCGGGTCACCTACCTCGAGGGCAGCACGGTCGACGTCGCCAAGATATGGGCCGAGCACGGCTACGCGTCCCCGCGCCAGGTCTTCCACCTGGGGGAGTACGCCCGGATCGTGCAGTCGTTCGCCGAGTTCGACCGCACCTGGGAGTACAACACCCGCGGCACCAAGGAAGTGATCATGTTCTGCGCCGAGCACGGCGCGCGCCTGGTCTACTCCGCGTCCAGCTCGAAGTTCGGCAATGAGGGCAAGGACGAGCACCTCAACCCGTACGCGTGGACCAAGGCCAAGAACGTCGAGCTGATCAAGAACTACGGCGACTGGTACGGCCTCGACTACGTCATCACGTACTTCTACAACGCGTACGGCCCCGGCCAGATCAGCCACGGCACCTACGCCACCGTGATCGGCATCTTCGAGCGGCAGTACCTCGAAGGCAAGCCGCTGACCGTGGTCTCGCCCGGCACCCAGACCCGTGACTTCACCCACATCTCCGACATCGTCGCCGGCGTGCTCGCCGCCGCCGAGGGCGGCAAGGGCGACGGCTACCTGCTCGGCACCGGTCGCGAGTGGGAGGTCCGCGAGGTCGCCGACATGTTCGGCACCGACGTCGAGATGATCCCGGCGCTGCCGGGCGAGCGCACCAAGGGCCGCGCCGACAACGCCAAGGCCCGCGCGCTCGGCTGGGAGCCCAAGGTCGTGCTCAGCGAGTACATCGCCCAGTTCGTGGCGCAGCACCCGCGCGCCTGA
- a CDS encoding amidohydrolase/deacetylase family metallohydrolase yields MRYDLLLTGGRVLDPGGGHDAVLDVGVRAGVIAEVGAGLPRGAAREVADATGRLVTPGLVDLHTHVFNGATYWGIDPAPTAWCSGVTTWVDAGSAGAYTLPALREAVRGHRVRVPVLLNISGPGLAAATGEARDLDNCDTDLAIRTIEANRDLVVGIKSRIDHNAVGASGLEPLRRALAAGRACGLPVMVHIGVAPPAIGEILPLLRPGDIVTHCASGFAHDPAALDPAVRAAYDRGVLFDVGHGAGGFAFDVLEAQLAAGMPPHTVSTDLHGRSQHGPVFDLPTTMAKLLAAGMSLEQVVAAATVAPARALALPAGLGTLRPGAPADLAVFTVEQGAYELADVHGQLRTAPLRLRNEATYLAGQLLPPALSAAPAPWIPLTDAQRTALAARERAIRALLTVPLVPPAALADQFPRLPR; encoded by the coding sequence ATGCGGTACGACCTGTTGCTGACCGGCGGGCGCGTCCTGGACCCCGGCGGCGGACACGACGCAGTGCTCGACGTCGGGGTGCGCGCCGGGGTGATCGCCGAGGTCGGGGCCGGGCTGCCGCGCGGCGCGGCCCGCGAGGTCGCCGACGCCACCGGCCGCCTGGTCACCCCGGGCCTGGTCGACCTGCACACCCACGTCTTCAACGGCGCCACGTACTGGGGCATCGACCCGGCCCCCACCGCCTGGTGCTCCGGCGTCACCACCTGGGTCGACGCCGGTTCGGCCGGGGCCTACACGCTGCCCGCGCTGCGCGAGGCGGTGCGCGGCCACCGGGTGCGGGTGCCCGTGCTGCTCAACATCAGCGGCCCGGGGCTGGCCGCCGCCACCGGCGAGGCGCGCGACCTGGACAACTGCGACACCGACCTGGCCATCCGCACCATCGAGGCCAACCGGGACCTCGTCGTCGGGATCAAGTCCCGGATCGACCACAACGCCGTCGGCGCGAGCGGGCTGGAGCCGCTGCGCCGGGCGCTGGCCGCCGGCCGCGCCTGCGGCCTGCCGGTGATGGTCCACATCGGGGTCGCCCCGCCCGCGATCGGCGAGATCCTGCCGCTGCTGCGCCCCGGCGACATCGTCACCCACTGCGCCAGCGGGTTCGCCCACGACCCGGCCGCCCTCGACCCCGCCGTGCGCGCCGCGTACGACCGGGGCGTGCTGTTCGACGTCGGGCACGGGGCGGGCGGGTTCGCCTTCGACGTGCTGGAGGCTCAGCTCGCGGCCGGGATGCCGCCGCACACCGTCTCCACCGACCTGCACGGGCGCTCCCAGCACGGCCCGGTCTTCGACCTGCCGACCACGATGGCCAAGCTGCTGGCCGCCGGGATGAGCCTGGAGCAGGTGGTCGCGGCGGCCACGGTCGCCCCGGCACGCGCCCTCGCGCTGCCCGCAGGCCTCGGCACCCTGCGGCCCGGCGCCCCGGCCGACCTGGCCGTCTTCACGGTCGAGCAGGGCGCGTACGAGCTCGCCGACGTGCACGGCCAGCTCCGGACCGCCCCCCTGCGGCTGCGCAACGAGGCGACATACCTGGCCGGGCAGCTGCTTCCGCCTGCGCTGTCCGCCGCCCCCGCCCCGTGGATCCCGCTCACCGACGCGCAGCGCACCGCGCTGGCCGCCCGCGAGCGGGCGATCCGCGCGCTGCTCACCGTGCCGCTCGTCCCGCCCGCCGCCCTCGCCGACCAGTTCCCCCGCCTCCCGCGCTGA
- a CDS encoding HAD family phosphatase, with protein MIDLLPSWRPGATRDAVEAFLAASRDLPVDQRVAVLDNDGTLWCEKPGYVQYDFLVAQLHAAVAADPSVGERTEYRALLAQDKALLGELGLQRVAMALLELCAGVTPEEFTDRVHRFMAEAVHTRGVPYPKLVYQPMRELLGALRAHEFSVFVVTGGGTEFVRAVSAQLYGVAPDDVVGTLVEYHYAEHDGHPALERTAEAYGEVNEGPAKVAHIQTQLGRRPVFAAGNSGGDRQMLEYAAAAGPPSLALLLDHDDADREYAYTSKAVSFAETEAITDVARREGWTVVSMRDDWTRIFAA; from the coding sequence ATGATCGATCTGCTGCCGTCGTGGCGGCCCGGGGCGACCCGCGACGCGGTCGAGGCGTTCCTCGCCGCGTCGCGGGACCTGCCCGTCGACCAGCGCGTCGCCGTGCTGGACAACGACGGCACGCTGTGGTGCGAGAAGCCCGGCTACGTCCAGTACGACTTCCTGGTGGCCCAGCTGCACGCCGCCGTGGCCGCCGACCCGTCCGTCGGCGAGCGGACCGAGTACCGGGCGCTGCTGGCACAGGACAAGGCCCTGCTGGGTGAGCTGGGCCTGCAACGGGTGGCGATGGCGCTGCTGGAGCTGTGCGCGGGCGTGACGCCGGAGGAGTTCACCGACCGGGTGCACCGGTTCATGGCCGAGGCCGTGCACACGCGGGGTGTGCCGTACCCGAAGCTGGTCTACCAGCCGATGCGGGAGCTGCTCGGGGCGCTGCGCGCGCACGAGTTCTCGGTGTTCGTGGTGACCGGCGGCGGCACCGAGTTCGTCCGGGCGGTCAGCGCGCAGCTGTACGGCGTCGCACCCGACGACGTCGTCGGCACGCTGGTGGAGTACCACTACGCCGAGCATGACGGCCATCCCGCGCTGGAGCGCACCGCCGAGGCGTACGGCGAGGTCAACGAGGGCCCGGCGAAGGTGGCGCACATCCAGACGCAGCTCGGGCGGCGGCCCGTGTTCGCGGCGGGCAACTCCGGCGGCGACCGGCAGATGCTGGAGTACGCCGCCGCGGCCGGCCCGCCGAGCCTGGCCCTGCTGCTCGACCACGACGACGCCGACCGCGAGTACGCGTACACGTCCAAGGCGGTCTCCTTCGCCGAGACCGAGGCCATCACCGACGTGGCCCGCCGCGAGGGCTGGACGGTGGTCAGCATGCGCGACGACTGGACGCGGATCTTCGCCGCGTGA
- a CDS encoding arylsulfatase, with the protein MARKQTTTVAGRAPAVKAVAKKAAKAAKAAPARKPAKAAPATAAVAPAAPAAKKGPAKKAARKAPEKKAASGPAPTAPAKKGTKKAVTAKAAARAAAAGPPPGGRGPNILVIWGDDIGITNLSCYSDGLMGYRTPNIDRLADEGVRFTDYYGEQSCTAGRAAFLTGQSVFRTGLSKVGFPGADLGLRKEDPTIAEALKPLGYATGQFGKNHFGDKDEFLPTLHGFDEFFGNLYHLNAEEDPEQDDYPSPEDYPNFRRNFGPRGVLHCWAEPDGTQRIEDTGPLTRLRMQTIDDEVLGVATDFIERQAAADTPFFVWFNTTHMHFRTHPRPEVKGLAGRWQSDYHDVMVDHDRLVGELLAVLDRLGLAEDTIVMYSTDNGPHMNTWPDGGMTPFRNEKNSNWEGAYRVPSILRWPGRIRPGWVSNEIVAHLDMFPTLVAAAGDPDVAERLKAGTDLAGKHFKVHLDGQSVLEYLTGQEEESPREGFFYFSDDGDLTSVRFDNWKLVFMEQRAPGTLRVWAEPFVPLRVPKIFNLRTDPFERADITSNGYYDWLLERAYMVMAAQRIVADFLATFQEFPPRQKAATFTIDQVMEKMQEGIGSH; encoded by the coding sequence ATGGCGCGCAAGCAGACGACCACCGTCGCGGGCCGGGCGCCCGCCGTCAAGGCGGTCGCGAAGAAGGCCGCGAAGGCGGCGAAGGCCGCGCCCGCGCGGAAGCCGGCCAAGGCCGCACCCGCCACGGCGGCGGTGGCCCCGGCGGCCCCGGCCGCCAAGAAGGGCCCGGCCAAGAAGGCCGCTCGGAAGGCGCCGGAGAAGAAGGCCGCCTCGGGCCCCGCCCCCACCGCACCCGCGAAGAAGGGCACCAAGAAGGCGGTCACCGCCAAGGCCGCGGCGCGCGCGGCCGCCGCCGGGCCGCCCCCGGGCGGGCGAGGGCCCAACATCCTGGTCATCTGGGGCGACGACATCGGCATCACCAACCTGAGCTGCTACAGCGACGGGCTGATGGGCTACCGCACGCCCAACATCGACCGGCTCGCCGACGAGGGCGTGCGGTTCACCGACTACTACGGCGAGCAGAGCTGCACCGCGGGCCGGGCCGCCTTCCTCACCGGGCAGTCGGTGTTCCGCACCGGCCTGTCCAAGGTCGGCTTCCCCGGCGCGGACCTCGGGCTGCGCAAGGAGGACCCGACCATCGCCGAGGCGCTGAAGCCGCTCGGGTACGCCACCGGGCAGTTCGGCAAGAACCACTTCGGGGACAAGGACGAGTTCCTGCCCACGCTGCACGGCTTCGACGAGTTCTTCGGCAACCTGTACCACCTCAACGCCGAGGAGGATCCGGAGCAGGACGACTACCCGAGCCCGGAGGACTACCCGAACTTCCGGCGCAACTTCGGACCCCGGGGCGTGCTGCACTGCTGGGCCGAACCGGACGGCACCCAGCGCATCGAGGACACCGGCCCGCTGACCCGCCTGCGGATGCAGACCATCGACGACGAGGTGCTGGGCGTCGCGACCGACTTCATCGAGCGCCAGGCGGCGGCGGACACCCCGTTCTTCGTCTGGTTCAACACCACCCACATGCACTTCCGGACCCATCCGCGCCCCGAGGTCAAGGGGCTGGCGGGTCGGTGGCAGTCCGACTACCACGATGTGATGGTCGATCACGACCGCCTGGTGGGCGAGCTGCTGGCGGTGCTGGACCGGCTCGGCCTGGCCGAGGACACGATCGTCATGTACAGCACCGACAACGGGCCGCACATGAACACCTGGCCCGACGGCGGCATGACCCCGTTCCGCAACGAGAAGAACTCCAACTGGGAGGGCGCCTACCGGGTGCCGTCGATCCTGCGCTGGCCGGGCCGCATCCGCCCAGGGTGGGTCTCCAACGAGATCGTCGCCCACCTGGACATGTTCCCGACGCTGGTGGCCGCCGCGGGCGACCCCGACGTGGCCGAGCGGCTGAAGGCGGGCACCGACCTGGCGGGCAAGCACTTCAAGGTGCACCTGGACGGGCAGAGCGTGCTGGAGTACCTCACCGGGCAGGAGGAGGAGAGCCCGCGCGAGGGCTTCTTCTACTTCTCCGACGACGGCGACCTGACCTCCGTGCGGTTCGACAACTGGAAGCTGGTCTTCATGGAGCAGCGGGCCCCGGGCACGCTGCGCGTCTGGGCCGAGCCGTTCGTGCCGTTGCGGGTGCCGAAGATCTTCAACCTGCGGACGGACCCGTTCGAGCGGGCCGACATCACCTCCAACGGCTACTACGACTGGCTGCTGGAGCGGGCGTACATGGTGATGGCCGCGCAGCGGATCGTCGCCGACTTCCTGGCCACGTTCCAGGAGTTCCCGCCGCGCCAGAAGGCGGCGACCTTCACCATCGACCAGGTGATGGAGAAGATGCAGGAAGGCATCGGGAGCCACTGA
- a CDS encoding ZIP family metal transporter, producing MGALHAAAWGAFAASSLLIGAWLALHWRPPGRTVGLVLAFGAGALLAAIAYELIPFGFAADPWLFAAFGLGAVVFYRLDQTVTRRAGSGANAARRSLTLGALLDGIPESLVLGMGVAAGGSVSVAFLAAVFVSNLPESLGATATMDAAGHPPQRAYRVWWLIVALSALAAAVGYTAVTLMPGADGTYAQAFAAGAVLTMLADSMVPEAYAQGGKAAGLLTVLGFAVAGALAAME from the coding sequence ATGGGTGCACTGCACGCGGCGGCATGGGGCGCGTTCGCGGCGTCGTCGCTGCTCATCGGAGCCTGGCTGGCACTGCACTGGCGGCCGCCGGGCCGCACCGTCGGCCTGGTGCTGGCGTTCGGCGCGGGCGCGCTGCTGGCCGCCATCGCGTACGAGCTGATCCCGTTCGGCTTCGCCGCCGACCCGTGGCTGTTCGCCGCCTTCGGCCTGGGCGCGGTCGTCTTCTACCGGCTCGACCAGACCGTCACCAGACGCGCCGGGTCGGGCGCGAACGCCGCCCGGCGGTCGCTGACCCTCGGCGCGCTACTGGACGGCATCCCGGAGTCGCTGGTGCTCGGCATGGGCGTCGCCGCGGGCGGCTCGGTCAGCGTGGCGTTCCTGGCCGCCGTGTTCGTGTCCAACCTGCCCGAGTCGCTGGGCGCGACCGCGACCATGGACGCGGCCGGGCATCCGCCGCAGCGGGCCTACCGGGTGTGGTGGCTGATCGTGGCACTGTCCGCACTGGCCGCGGCGGTCGGGTACACGGCGGTGACGCTGATGCCCGGCGCCGACGGGACCTACGCCCAGGCGTTCGCGGCCGGAGCGGTGCTGACCATGCTCGCCGACTCGATGGTGCCGGAGGCCTACGCGCAGGGCGGCAAGGCGGCCGGGCTGCTCACCGTGCTCGGCTTCGCGGTCGCGGGGGCGCTGGCGGCGATGGAGTAG